A region from the Inhella inkyongensis genome encodes:
- the glnE gene encoding bifunctional [glutamate--ammonia ligase]-adenylyl-L-tyrosine phosphorylase/[glutamate--ammonia-ligase] adenylyltransferase yields MAEGCEVSPLKEALAGQIEPDPAAHSRFVQRIRRRYADQLALLPHGALDEAALRSLIAALQAQGRPLGQALRIARQLWLERLASLDCAQQLPLAGVTQAMTTLAEVALDLAVQAARAELSERHGSLRNPQGQEIAFWVLGMGKLGARELNVSSDIDLIYVYEEDGDSDGAVSLSAAEYFGRVAKRIQTLVGDVDEDGQVFRMDLALRPNGKSGAPACSLASLETYFYAQGREWERLAWLKSRVVAPRDPETLRRAQALSQLVTPFVYRRYLDYSVFEGLRQIHRMIREEAQRRAAGRPERANDVKLSRGGIREIEFIVQLLQVVRGGQFPEIRTRSTLKALERLAAAGLMKPEAAQALAGDYTLLRQIEHRIQYLDDQQTHCLPESDADLRWIAETLGLRCEREACQLFERLCETRERVAAEFDALLHDGQAPQSGGCKNCGGPPPTLDSESFLAGLPEPLQAAVRGFAAQPRVQGLKETAKERLARLFQRAATQVEQGDCEPAAAARFVDWVEPLLRREAYLALLIERPAVLTRLLRLLGLARWPMRYLMQHPGVIDELADARLLHERFDAAAFRQELTDRFDAWARSGEDDEESLLDALRRAHHAEVFRTLVRDVEGRISVEQVADDLSALADALLQMAIQWCWARQLRLGKAHRPEPRFAVIAYGKLGGKELGYGSDLDVVFLFDDEHEDAVEVYAAFVRKLVPWLTLQTRAGGLFDIDTALRPNGNSGLLVSSLKSFAAYQEGRGSNTAWTWEHQAITRARWCAGNPELAAPFEAVRQAVMTAPRAPEALRAEVLSMRDKLRQAHPVRAGRFELKHSPGGMLDAEFALQALQLLHSAAHPELIPNLGLIALLQRAESAGLLPQGVGRAASDAYRELRRAQHRLRLDEQATHLDAGDLGELAGHRDAVLALWHAVFPSV; encoded by the coding sequence ATGGCGGAAGGGTGCGAAGTGTCGCCGCTGAAAGAGGCCTTGGCCGGTCAGATCGAGCCAGATCCGGCGGCGCACAGTCGCTTTGTGCAACGCATCCGGCGGCGCTACGCCGACCAGCTGGCGCTCCTGCCCCATGGCGCGCTGGACGAAGCCGCGCTGCGCAGCCTGATTGCGGCCCTGCAGGCCCAGGGGCGCCCCCTGGGCCAGGCCCTGCGCATCGCCCGTCAGCTCTGGCTGGAGCGCCTGGCCAGCCTGGACTGCGCGCAGCAACTGCCGCTGGCGGGCGTGACCCAGGCCATGACCACGCTGGCCGAAGTGGCGCTGGACCTGGCCGTGCAAGCCGCGCGCGCTGAGTTGAGCGAGCGCCATGGGTCCTTGCGCAACCCGCAGGGGCAGGAGATTGCCTTTTGGGTGCTGGGCATGGGCAAGCTCGGCGCGCGCGAGCTCAATGTGTCGTCCGACATCGACCTGATCTATGTCTATGAGGAAGACGGCGACAGCGATGGTGCGGTGAGCCTTTCGGCGGCCGAGTACTTTGGCCGTGTGGCCAAACGCATCCAGACCCTGGTGGGCGATGTGGACGAGGACGGCCAGGTGTTCCGCATGGACCTGGCCCTGCGCCCCAACGGCAAGAGCGGCGCACCGGCCTGCAGCCTGGCCAGCCTGGAAACGTATTTCTACGCCCAGGGCCGCGAGTGGGAGCGCCTGGCCTGGCTGAAGAGCCGGGTGGTGGCGCCGCGCGACCCCGAGACCCTGCGCCGCGCGCAGGCTCTCAGCCAGTTGGTCACACCCTTTGTGTACCGGCGCTACCTGGACTACAGCGTGTTCGAGGGTCTGCGGCAGATCCACCGCATGATCCGTGAGGAAGCCCAGCGCCGTGCCGCCGGCCGGCCCGAGCGCGCCAACGATGTGAAGCTGAGCCGGGGTGGCATCCGCGAGATCGAGTTCATCGTGCAGTTGCTGCAGGTGGTGCGCGGCGGGCAATTTCCCGAGATCCGCACCCGCTCCACCCTCAAGGCCTTGGAGCGCTTGGCCGCCGCCGGCCTGATGAAGCCCGAAGCCGCGCAGGCCTTGGCCGGTGACTACACCCTGTTGCGTCAGATCGAGCATCGCATCCAGTACCTGGACGACCAGCAGACCCATTGCCTGCCCGAGAGTGATGCGGACTTGCGCTGGATTGCCGAGACCCTGGGGTTGCGCTGTGAAAGAGAGGCTTGTCAGCTGTTCGAGCGGCTTTGCGAGACCCGCGAACGCGTGGCGGCCGAGTTCGATGCCCTGCTGCATGACGGCCAGGCGCCGCAGTCCGGCGGCTGCAAGAACTGTGGCGGGCCGCCACCGACGTTGGACAGCGAGAGTTTTTTGGCCGGACTGCCCGAGCCGCTGCAGGCGGCGGTGCGCGGCTTCGCAGCCCAGCCGCGTGTGCAGGGCCTGAAAGAAACCGCCAAGGAGCGCCTGGCGCGCCTGTTCCAGCGCGCGGCCACCCAGGTGGAGCAGGGCGATTGCGAACCCGCTGCGGCGGCGCGCTTTGTGGATTGGGTCGAACCCCTGCTGCGGCGCGAGGCCTATCTGGCGCTGCTGATCGAGCGTCCGGCGGTGCTCACAAGGCTGCTGCGCCTGCTGGGCCTGGCGCGCTGGCCCATGCGCTATCTGATGCAGCACCCGGGCGTCATTGACGAGTTGGCCGACGCCCGCCTGCTGCACGAGCGCTTTGACGCCGCTGCCTTCCGCCAGGAGCTGACCGATCGCTTTGATGCCTGGGCTCGCTCTGGCGAGGACGACGAGGAAAGCCTGCTCGACGCCCTGCGTCGCGCCCACCACGCCGAGGTCTTCCGCACCTTGGTGCGCGATGTCGAGGGTCGCATCAGCGTGGAGCAGGTGGCCGATGACCTCAGCGCCCTGGCCGACGCCCTGCTGCAAATGGCCATTCAGTGGTGCTGGGCGCGCCAGCTGCGCCTGGGCAAGGCGCACCGCCCCGAGCCACGCTTTGCGGTCATCGCCTACGGCAAGCTGGGCGGTAAGGAGCTGGGCTATGGCTCGGACCTGGACGTGGTCTTCCTGTTCGACGACGAGCACGAGGACGCGGTCGAGGTCTATGCCGCCTTCGTGCGCAAGCTGGTGCCCTGGCTGACCCTGCAGACGCGCGCCGGCGGTCTGTTCGACATCGACACCGCGCTGCGCCCCAATGGCAACAGCGGCCTGCTGGTCAGCAGCCTCAAGAGCTTTGCGGCCTACCAGGAAGGGCGCGGCAGCAACACCGCCTGGACCTGGGAGCACCAAGCCATCACGCGGGCCCGCTGGTGTGCCGGCAACCCCGAGCTGGCCGCGCCCTTTGAGGCCGTGCGCCAGGCCGTGATGACCGCCCCGCGCGCCCCTGAGGCGCTGCGCGCTGAGGTGCTGTCCATGCGCGACAAGCTGCGTCAGGCGCACCCGGTGCGGGCCGGTCGCTTCGAGCTCAAGCACAGCCCCGGCGGCATGCTGGACGCCGAGTTCGCGCTGCAGGCCCTGCAGCTGCTGCACAGCGCCGCGCATCCCGAGCTGATCCCCAATCTGGGTCTGATCGCCCTGCTGCAGCGGGCGGAGAGCGCTGGCCTGCTGCCGCAGGGCGTGGGCCGCGCCGCTTCCGATGCCTACCGAGAGCTGCGTCGCGCCCAGCACCGGCTGCGCCTGGATGAGCAGGCCACCCATCTGGACGCGGGCGATCTGGGCGAATTGGCCGGCCACCGCGATGCCGTGCTGGCCCTGTGGCACGCGGTCTTCCCGTCGGTTTGA
- a CDS encoding ABC transporter ATP-binding protein gives MSTNLIEASGVTLRYGRAKTAVDNVSFTLPKGRVVGLLGHNGAGKTSLMKALVGIKGVEGQLKVLGRDPMAERSQLLTELSYIPDVAVLPRWARVSELITLMTGLQPNFSAERARQLIRRTSVGLNDKVKNLSKGMTVQVHLALIASIDAKLMILDEPTLGLDVISRKGFYEMLIDEWCDGERSVLISTHQVEEIEALLTDVLMMDEGKLVLNLSLEAMESRFYALAHDPEAADAVAAAHPLLRYRSMGGKPAALFDGAVPPHVEQLGQRFRPSLVDLFVALTRKPELAPRA, from the coding sequence ATGAGCACGAACCTGATCGAAGCCAGCGGCGTGACGCTGCGCTATGGCCGCGCCAAGACGGCCGTGGACAACGTCTCCTTCACCCTGCCCAAGGGCCGGGTGGTGGGCCTCTTGGGCCACAACGGCGCGGGCAAGACCTCGCTGATGAAGGCCCTGGTGGGCATTAAGGGCGTGGAGGGCCAGCTCAAGGTGTTGGGCCGGGACCCGATGGCCGAGCGCAGCCAGTTGCTGACCGAGTTGAGCTACATCCCCGATGTGGCGGTGCTGCCGCGCTGGGCGCGCGTGTCGGAGCTGATCACGCTGATGACGGGTCTGCAACCCAACTTCAGCGCCGAGCGTGCCCGTCAGCTGATCCGCCGCACCTCGGTGGGCCTGAATGACAAGGTCAAGAACCTCTCCAAGGGCATGACGGTGCAGGTGCATCTGGCGCTGATCGCCTCCATCGACGCCAAGCTGATGATCCTGGACGAACCCACCCTGGGGCTGGATGTGATCAGCCGCAAGGGCTTTTACGAGATGCTGATCGACGAATGGTGCGACGGCGAGCGCAGCGTGCTGATCTCGACCCACCAGGTCGAGGAGATCGAGGCCCTGCTGACCGATGTGCTGATGATGGACGAGGGCAAGCTGGTGCTGAACCTGAGCCTGGAGGCGATGGAAAGCCGCTTCTACGCCCTGGCCCACGACCCCGAGGCGGCCGATGCGGTGGCCGCCGCCCACCCGCTGCTGCGCTACCGCTCGATGGGCGGCAAGCCGGCCGCCCTGTTCGACGGCGCTGTGCCGCCCCATGTGGAGCAACTGGGCCAGCGCTTCCGCCCCAGTCTGGTGGATCTGTTTGTGGCCTTGACCCGCAAGCCCGAACTGGCGCCGCGCGCCTGA
- a CDS encoding CreA family protein: MRNFLPFALAALSLPLAAEPVGEVSTAFKLIGPNHKVVVEAYDDPRVQGVSCYVSRAKTGGLSGAFGLAEDRAEASIACRQVGDIAFPKGPLPQQEEVFSERASILFKRLRVVRMVDATRNTLVYLTYTDRLIDGSPQNSVTAVPVPRSTLVPVQR, encoded by the coding sequence ATGCGCAACTTTCTGCCTTTTGCCCTTGCCGCGCTGAGCCTGCCGCTGGCCGCCGAGCCGGTCGGCGAGGTCTCGACCGCCTTCAAGCTGATCGGCCCCAATCACAAAGTCGTCGTGGAGGCCTATGACGATCCGCGTGTGCAGGGCGTGTCCTGCTATGTCTCACGCGCCAAGACCGGAGGGCTGTCGGGCGCCTTCGGCCTGGCCGAGGACCGCGCCGAGGCATCGATCGCCTGCCGCCAGGTGGGCGACATTGCATTCCCCAAGGGCCCGCTACCCCAGCAGGAAGAGGTATTCAGCGAACGCGCTTCCATCCTCTTCAAACGCCTGCGCGTGGTGCGCATGGTGGATGCGACGCGCAACACCCTGGTCTACCTGACCTACACCGACCGGCTGATCGATGGCTCGCCGCAAAACAGCGTGACGGCCGTGCCGGTGCCGCGCTCAACCCTGGTGCCGGTGCAACGCTGA
- a CDS encoding YhdP family protein encodes MSSLASKIIAACHRPARWLRRGLRWLLVAVLGLWFVVLGLWLVLHWAILPKVDHWRPELEARATQWLGSSVRIGAIQVRTGGWIPALDLSEVRLLDAQGREALRLPRVTAALSARSLLTLSLRLEQLYVHQPELALRLDREGQLWIAGQKLSHQDGTDSPLLDWVLRQHEIAIQGGRLSWVDERTATPPLTLQGVDLLLRNSLRRHELRLDAHPPAGWGERFSLRARVSQPLLARPSQWQRWSGLFYAELPRAQVAELRRHLTLPFDLSEGDGALRLWAGLRKGELTELDLDLALRAVRMRLSPRVQPLQLEDLHGRLSWAALATGSRWSAEGLRFTLLDEAGHARQWQPSRLTLSLEHPPQDAAWQSLRSRSLSGGRLQTTQLDLGLLAELVERLPLGAALHRELIERAPQGLVQQLDARWQGNLDAPAQWQVDASASGLAWAALAASDAGKLGDPGLHGAALTVNASERGGQAKLQVRDGALAWPGLLVDEALPLREAQAQLIWQRRPDQSWSLQLRQARLRTPDGLVELDGQWRGPKPADPSPYGHLELSGRLPELQAAALKRYLPLPLNAAVRTYLADALQGGQLRHVQLTLKGPLDQFPFEKGGGQFKVSARAAGLRFAFLPSHAADETRPAYQSPWPALEDLNGELLFEGPSLKIRNARTRVGALEAQGVQAGIQHLAKDPLLRIDAGWRSPAQDALQFLRNTPIGGWTAHALDAAQASGAVSGRLSFQIPLLHADQTKVQGHVLLAGNELRLRPELPSFQNVRARAEFTERSLSIPTAQARWLGGELKLDGGTQRDGSLRLTAQGQASAEGLRAASEWGALAQLAQQWRGSTSYQFSGQWFNDHSELSLRSSLTGLGADLPEPFNKAAEANWPLNVSWLTDAQRVDHLTLQMGPLVRGRLQLSPGQRLRGGLRIGQNANSASELALPEQGFHVQLDLPRLDLDAWRASTRNLAGGSSALLPDRIALNTPQLIWSGRSLQGLSAGVSLDRSRAAPLWRATLQSTQASGYLEYQEPSSPQQPAQLHARLARLALPKSEVEHVDQALDRAVGALPGLDVVVDDFELRGMKLGRLELKAQGAAAGQAWALSRLALTHPDASLQAQGQWNPQSHRSEFDWQLSLANSGNYLTALGLPDTVRGGKGEMKGQLGWRGSPLSPDIGGLDGLFSVQLGAGQFLKAQPGAARLLGVLSLQSLPRRLLFDWRDVFADGFAFDDFAGEVKIAQGVARSSNLRMRGPQASVLMDGSADLQRETADFKALVVPDVNAGGASLAYAAINPAIGLTTFLAQLLLRKPLAAANTQQFHIHGPWADPKVDKLDKPDPIPPAASAP; translated from the coding sequence ATGTCCTCACTCGCTTCCAAGATCATTGCCGCCTGCCACCGCCCGGCACGCTGGCTGCGCCGCGGCCTGCGTTGGCTGCTGGTGGCCGTGCTGGGCCTGTGGTTTGTGGTTCTGGGCCTGTGGCTGGTGTTGCATTGGGCGATTCTGCCCAAGGTCGATCACTGGCGGCCCGAGCTGGAAGCCCGTGCCACACAGTGGCTGGGGTCTTCGGTGCGCATCGGCGCCATCCAGGTGCGCACCGGGGGCTGGATCCCGGCGCTGGACCTCAGCGAGGTGCGCCTGCTCGACGCCCAGGGCCGCGAGGCCCTGCGCTTGCCGCGCGTCACCGCCGCGCTGTCGGCACGCTCCCTGTTGACCCTCAGCCTGCGGCTGGAGCAGCTCTATGTGCACCAGCCCGAGCTGGCGCTGCGCCTGGACCGCGAGGGGCAGCTCTGGATTGCCGGCCAGAAGCTCAGCCATCAAGACGGCACGGACAGCCCTTTGCTCGACTGGGTGCTGCGCCAGCACGAGATCGCCATCCAGGGCGGCCGCCTGAGTTGGGTGGACGAGCGCACGGCCACGCCGCCCTTGACCCTGCAGGGCGTGGACCTGCTGCTTCGCAACAGCCTGCGCCGCCACGAACTGCGCCTGGACGCCCACCCACCCGCCGGCTGGGGCGAGCGCTTCAGCCTGCGCGCCCGCGTCAGCCAGCCGCTGCTGGCCCGGCCGAGTCAGTGGCAGCGCTGGAGCGGCCTGTTCTATGCCGAACTGCCGCGCGCCCAGGTGGCCGAGCTGCGTCGGCATCTGACCCTGCCTTTCGACCTCAGCGAGGGCGATGGCGCGCTACGCCTATGGGCCGGTCTGCGCAAGGGCGAACTCACCGAGCTGGACCTGGACCTGGCCCTGCGCGCCGTGCGCATGCGGCTGTCGCCGCGCGTCCAACCCCTGCAACTGGAGGACCTGCATGGCCGCCTGAGCTGGGCCGCGCTGGCCACCGGCTCTCGCTGGAGCGCCGAGGGCCTGCGCTTCACCCTGCTGGATGAGGCGGGACACGCGCGCCAGTGGCAGCCCAGCCGCCTGACCCTGAGCCTGGAGCACCCGCCCCAGGACGCCGCCTGGCAGTCACTGCGCAGCCGCAGCCTGTCCGGCGGCCGGCTGCAAACCACCCAGCTCGACCTGGGCCTGCTGGCGGAATTGGTGGAGCGCCTGCCCCTAGGCGCAGCCCTGCACCGCGAGCTGATTGAACGCGCACCGCAGGGCCTGGTTCAGCAACTGGATGCGCGCTGGCAAGGCAACCTGGACGCCCCAGCCCAATGGCAGGTGGATGCCAGCGCCAGCGGCCTGGCCTGGGCCGCTTTGGCGGCCAGTGATGCAGGGAAACTTGGCGACCCCGGCCTGCACGGCGCCGCGCTCACCGTCAATGCCAGCGAACGCGGCGGCCAGGCCAAGCTGCAGGTGCGCGACGGCGCCTTGGCCTGGCCCGGCCTGCTGGTGGATGAGGCCCTGCCGCTGCGCGAGGCCCAAGCCCAGCTGATCTGGCAGCGCCGCCCCGATCAGAGTTGGAGTCTGCAGCTGCGCCAGGCCCGTTTGCGCACCCCCGACGGCCTGGTGGAACTGGACGGCCAGTGGCGCGGCCCCAAGCCCGCCGATCCCTCGCCCTATGGCCATCTGGAGCTGAGCGGACGCCTACCCGAGCTGCAGGCCGCCGCGCTCAAGCGCTATCTGCCCCTGCCCTTGAATGCGGCGGTGCGCACCTACCTGGCCGACGCGCTGCAGGGCGGCCAGCTGCGTCATGTGCAGCTCACGCTCAAGGGTCCGCTGGATCAGTTCCCGTTCGAGAAGGGCGGCGGACAGTTCAAGGTCAGCGCCCGCGCCGCCGGCCTGCGCTTTGCCTTCCTGCCCAGCCATGCCGCCGATGAAACCCGGCCCGCCTACCAATCCCCCTGGCCGGCGCTGGAAGACTTGAACGGCGAACTCCTGTTCGAGGGGCCGAGCCTGAAGATCCGCAACGCCCGCACCCGCGTCGGTGCGCTGGAGGCCCAGGGCGTGCAGGCCGGCATCCAGCATCTGGCCAAAGACCCGCTGCTGCGCATCGACGCCGGCTGGCGCAGCCCGGCCCAGGACGCACTGCAATTCCTGCGCAACACCCCCATCGGCGGCTGGACTGCCCACGCGCTGGACGCCGCCCAGGCCAGTGGCGCGGTGAGCGGTCGCTTGAGCTTCCAGATCCCGCTGCTGCACGCCGACCAAACCAAGGTGCAAGGCCATGTGCTGCTGGCCGGCAATGAACTGCGTCTGCGCCCCGAACTGCCGTCCTTCCAAAACGTGCGCGCCCGCGCCGAATTCACCGAGCGCAGCCTCAGCATCCCGACGGCCCAGGCCCGCTGGCTGGGGGGCGAGCTCAAACTGGACGGCGGCACCCAACGGGACGGCAGCCTGCGCCTGACGGCCCAGGGACAGGCCAGCGCCGAGGGCCTGCGCGCCGCCAGCGAATGGGGCGCGCTGGCGCAACTGGCCCAGCAATGGCGCGGCAGCACCAGCTACCAATTCAGCGGCCAATGGTTCAACGACCACAGCGAGCTCAGCCTGCGCAGCAGCCTGACCGGCCTGGGTGCCGACCTGCCCGAACCCTTCAACAAGGCCGCCGAGGCCAACTGGCCGCTGAACGTCAGCTGGCTGACCGATGCCCAGCGCGTGGACCACCTGACCCTGCAGATGGGGCCCCTGGTGCGCGGGCGCCTGCAGCTCAGCCCCGGCCAGCGCCTGCGTGGCGGCCTGCGCATCGGACAAAACGCGAACAGCGCCAGCGAACTCGCACTGCCCGAGCAGGGCTTTCATGTGCAGCTGGACCTGCCCCGCCTGGATCTGGACGCCTGGCGCGCCAGCACCCGCAACCTGGCCGGCGGCAGCAGCGCCCTGCTGCCCGACCGCATCGCCCTCAACACCCCGCAACTGATCTGGTCCGGCCGCAGCCTGCAGGGCTTGAGCGCCGGCGTCAGCCTGGATCGCAGCCGCGCCGCCCCCTTGTGGCGCGCCACCCTGCAATCCACCCAGGCCAGCGGCTATCTGGAATACCAAGAACCCAGCAGCCCGCAGCAACCGGCCCAGCTGCACGCCCGCCTGGCGCGCCTGGCCCTGCCCAAGAGCGAGGTCGAGCACGTCGACCAGGCTCTGGACCGGGCCGTGGGCGCGCTGCCCGGGTTGGATGTGGTGGTCGATGACTTCGAACTGCGCGGCATGAAGCTCGGCCGACTGGAGCTCAAGGCCCAGGGCGCGGCCGCCGGCCAGGCCTGGGCTCTGTCGCGCCTTGCGCTCACCCACCCCGACGCCAGCCTGCAAGCCCAAGGCCAATGGAACCCGCAAAGCCACCGCAGCGAGTTCGACTGGCAACTGAGTCTGGCCAACAGTGGCAACTACCTCACGGCCCTGGGCCTGCCCGACACCGTGCGCGGCGGCAAGGGCGAGATGAAGGGGCAGCTCGGCTGGCGCGGCTCGCCGCTCTCGCCCGACATCGGCGGCCTGGACGGGCTCTTCAGCGTGCAACTGGGCGCCGGCCAGTTCCTCAAGGCCCAGCCGGGTGCGGCGCGCCTGCTGGGGGTGCTGAGCCTGCAATCCCTGCCGCGCCGCCTGCTGTTCGATTGGCGCGATGTATTCGCCGACGGCTTTGCCTTTGACGACTTTGCCGGCGAGGTGAAGATCGCCCAGGGCGTGGCGCGCAGCAGCAATCTGCGCATGCGCGGCCCGCAGGCCAGCGTGCTGATGGACGGTAGCGCCGACCTGCAACGCGAAACCGCCGACTTCAAGGCCCTGGTGGTGCCTGATGTGAACGCCGGCGGCGCCTCACTCGCCTATGCCGCCATCAACCCCGCCATCGGTCTGACCACCTTCCTGGCCCAGCTGCTGCTGCGCAAACCCCTGGCCGCGGCCAACACCCAGCAGTTCCACATCCACGGGCCCTGGGCGGACCCCAAGGTCGACAAGCTGGACAAGCCCGACCCCATCCCCCCCGCCGCCTCCGCGCCATGA
- a CDS encoding ferritin-like domain-containing protein produces the protein MLYPELFKQLEAVRWNMERDIPWDRFDPAQLSDEQAQTIKMNAITEWAALPATEMFLRDNRDDSDFSAFMSVWFFEEQKHSLVLMEYLRRFRPDLVPTEQELHEVRFEFDPAPALETLMLHFCGEIRLNHWYRRAAEWHTEPVIKAIYETLARDEARHGGAYLRYMKQAMSRFGDEARAAFAKVGVLMASARRTAQALHPTNLHVNAKLFPRDTIQSRLPDPAWLEAWLDKQIQFDAVWENKVVERILHNMSLLMERSFASVQELNRFRKEMMAKVGTPPLAPA, from the coding sequence ATGCTGTATCCCGAACTCTTCAAGCAACTCGAAGCCGTGCGCTGGAATATGGAGCGCGACATCCCCTGGGACCGCTTCGACCCCGCCCAGCTCAGCGACGAGCAGGCCCAGACCATCAAGATGAACGCCATCACCGAGTGGGCGGCGCTGCCGGCCACCGAGATGTTCCTGCGCGACAACCGCGACGACAGCGACTTCTCCGCCTTCATGTCGGTCTGGTTCTTTGAAGAACAGAAGCACAGCCTGGTGCTGATGGAGTACCTGCGCCGCTTCCGCCCCGACCTGGTGCCCACCGAGCAAGAGTTGCACGAAGTGCGCTTCGAGTTCGACCCCGCGCCCGCGCTCGAAACCCTGATGCTGCACTTCTGCGGCGAAATCCGCCTGAACCACTGGTACCGCCGTGCCGCCGAGTGGCATACCGAGCCGGTCATCAAGGCCATCTACGAAACCCTGGCACGCGACGAAGCCCGCCACGGCGGCGCCTACCTGCGCTACATGAAGCAGGCCATGAGCCGCTTCGGCGACGAAGCCCGTGCGGCGTTTGCCAAGGTGGGCGTGCTGATGGCCAGCGCCCGCCGCACCGCGCAGGCCCTGCACCCCACCAATCTGCATGTGAACGCCAAGCTCTTCCCTCGCGACACCATCCAGAGCCGCCTGCCCGACCCGGCCTGGCTGGAAGCCTGGCTGGACAAGCAGATCCAGTTCGACGCCGTGTGGGAGAACAAGGTGGTGGAGCGCATCCTGCACAACATGAGCCTGCTGATGGAGCGCAGCTTCGCCTCGGTGCAGGAGCTCAACCGCTTCCGCAAGGAAATGATGGCCAAGGTCGGCACGCCGCCGTTGGCCCCAGCCTGA
- a CDS encoding MerR family transcriptional regulator, whose protein sequence is MSKTKMQNVEPGLGIAAVERDTGLSKDLLRVWERRYGFPQPARDAQGERLYPAEQVQRLRLVKRLLDAGQRPHRVVALPESELQAQLQLLQAPVASSKQLPGADLSVLDAHLQPLKQHRSHDLMEGLQTELLRRGLKGFVIELLAPLVGRVGELWAQGELQIHEEHLFSELVKQLLHRAIAQLGGAQTAAPRVLLSTLPGEEHGLGLLMVQALLTAEGCNCISLGLQTPAAELAQACARHRADALALSFSRYASAALVEDGLQALRAGLPAGCELWLGGSAAVLRRPALQRQADLRIGTELSALAVWVQDWRQQRSA, encoded by the coding sequence TTGTCCAAGACAAAAATGCAAAACGTCGAGCCCGGCCTGGGCATCGCGGCGGTCGAGCGCGACACCGGCCTGTCCAAAGACCTGCTGCGGGTGTGGGAGCGCCGCTATGGCTTTCCGCAGCCCGCCCGCGACGCCCAGGGCGAGCGCCTCTATCCGGCCGAGCAGGTGCAGAGGCTGCGGTTGGTCAAGCGCTTGCTGGACGCCGGCCAGCGTCCGCATCGCGTGGTCGCCCTGCCCGAGTCCGAGCTGCAGGCACAACTGCAACTGCTGCAGGCGCCGGTGGCATCGAGCAAACAGCTACCCGGCGCCGACCTGTCCGTCCTGGATGCCCACCTCCAGCCCCTGAAGCAGCACCGCTCGCACGACTTGATGGAGGGGCTGCAGACCGAATTGCTGCGGCGCGGGCTCAAGGGCTTCGTCATCGAGTTGCTGGCGCCCCTGGTCGGGCGGGTGGGCGAGCTATGGGCCCAGGGCGAGCTCCAGATCCACGAGGAGCATCTGTTTTCCGAATTGGTCAAGCAGCTGCTGCACCGCGCCATCGCCCAGTTGGGCGGCGCCCAAACTGCGGCTCCGCGCGTGCTGCTTTCCACCCTGCCGGGTGAGGAACATGGGTTGGGCCTGCTGATGGTGCAGGCCTTGCTCACCGCCGAAGGCTGCAACTGCATCTCGCTGGGCCTGCAAACCCCGGCCGCCGAACTGGCCCAGGCCTGCGCACGCCACCGCGCCGACGCCCTGGCCCTGAGCTTTTCTCGCTACGCCAGCGCCGCCTTGGTGGAAGACGGTTTGCAGGCCCTGCGCGCCGGCCTGCCCGCTGGCTGCGAACTCTGGCTAGGCGGCAGCGCCGCCGTACTGCGCCGCCCTGCCCTGCAGCGCCAGGCCGATCTGCGCATCGGCACCGAACTGTCGGCCTTGGCCGTCTGGGTGCAGGACTGGCGTCAGCAGCGCAGCGCGTAA
- a CDS encoding GntR family transcriptional regulator, producing the protein MLSTWNDTAPIYRQLAQQLAGQLMDGEPAEGQPMPSVRQLAQQYLINPLTVSRALQSLVDEGFLEPRRGLGMYVTEGARKRLMHSERDAFLKDEWPVLRERLRRLGLSAKDLNWEQA; encoded by the coding sequence ATGCTCAGCACCTGGAACGACACGGCGCCGATTTACCGGCAGCTGGCCCAGCAATTGGCCGGCCAGCTGATGGACGGCGAGCCGGCCGAAGGGCAACCGATGCCCTCGGTGCGCCAGCTGGCGCAGCAGTACCTGATCAATCCCCTGACCGTGAGCCGGGCCTTGCAGTCCTTGGTGGACGAGGGCTTTCTGGAGCCGCGCCGGGGCCTGGGGATGTATGTGACCGAGGGTGCGCGCAAGCGGCTGATGCACAGCGAGCGCGATGCCTTCTTGAAGGACGAGTGGCCGGTGCTGCGCGAACGCCTGCGCCGCCTGGGCCTGTCGGCCAAGGATCTGAACTGGGAGCAAGCATGA